In one window of Drosophila mauritiana strain mau12 chromosome X, ASM438214v1, whole genome shotgun sequence DNA:
- the LOC117147844 gene encoding active breakpoint cluster region-related protein isoform X1, whose translation MSVFDDFQRLWMQRFPQSSLSDAWEQDVRASLERHKVRIIELSKELEQETLYVEYLERLLSDVERYRDSGGDPKALFEAASGSCNNSNNSNCSSSSNGAPQEESNTNLDKDFKSSLNLRESSSLTGAKDKDRLSLKPDNKYTTHTNAVIGGSCSGSEKVSGPLHSTQITADGKRTGELYLKREEDRDKDSNSEDTDGALQQCITELAASIKAQPDNVAGGCLGNDVDIDKPLRKSTSQYVTVIQVKEAKGKESDDGTTSSSGISEPQQQPTPPSTFSRYSEATAPPLSPSLTSYAAHVDAKKKMPPRPPPKNIRRVEPPTIPSQQLSSSPKRETYLINTIPSSSSGSLSIDSLGNSLERNIKPSDILRQKSSDNLDSKHSANRKTTPELSKFVNVNNPELMEELGRKMVSKADSLEQTRRHDSSPSGGGSLGRTSSTPGRSLTPGRTGVGASPTGSLSKTGKMSMADSSSLLSTSSLERRSRLQAIDADNGTESRESGANQRSVGSKESLTSQGIPEVQIKSYESVSSLSSESAKAVASQQSAAAGGALAECEPYYDSVPLDHGDGEYVFIKPGRTGSSSSRDDLSTPGSSILPLANVADPESPGRTSNYVNIDFFLQQSNETRSSSLDSDGEYEGPPILRTISHDDQTTTQTTPGAIRKNLVSAILVCGNARGAKIRSILSSIIQSETIYVECLNKMMQYKKAIHATLTTSQPVIREEEENTIFFKIDELFDLHTAFLSDLKTIVSHEGGDVLIGEPFRRLAEMFDLYSAFLHNYKNAIETVKKCSANNPQFKKIVSTIVLNLQTEQSLTLEDLLHKPVARVQINALVFNDLLRETPNAHPDHQPLRQAQKIIQMFLNQFNVVNQRLPIESNRNLRRMVRNSFIVELVDGHRKLRHLFLFNDVIACAKYKALGRDRIDYELKWFIPLKDVSIYEEADPAVELKESSPANISQVKRNLRSVRDQLAMEVANSGSGAFRSGDKYRRKLADLESQLVLATPNLVLRLGNKANNKTITFFLSSDFERTQWMDSILSLKQKCNLPGANTINSLEVTAFIVAMQKGMKTEMGSYLMRNTNDESLLVGDLYMGVQGLEGLEQANDLYICVEVDSYGHYFRKATTKKICRSQMPLWNESFMLELEGSQNVRILLYDAKERPVLKAKHILKLSLSWLTETTQPKSIKLTETLELGCSFRFIPGELFRGNTKPGALFGAKMSQVLKREKRDIPFIIGACIREVERRGMLEVGCYRVSGSASDLAKLKKAFESDAYEAEQLLREVDIHSVTGILKTFLRELPEALFTDQLYPRFFDTFSAFSNNNESTRINELLKVFEELPQANKASITSILDHLIRVHEKETDNKMSLHNLAMVFGPTLLRPGQTQVKQKDPLAASTVDVMAQAGILYCFLQARIKKD comes from the exons ATGAGCGTTTTCGATGACTTCCAGCGTCTGTGGATGCAGCGATTTCCGCAAAGCTCTCTATCCGATGCATGGGAACAGGATGTTCGGGCTAGTCTCGAGCGGCACAAGGTGCGCATTATTGAGCTGAGCAAGGAGCTTGAGCAGGAGACGCTCTATGTGGAGTATCTAGAGCGACTGCTGTCCGACGTGGAACGGTATCGCGATTCTGGCGGGGATCCAAAGGCACTCTTTGAGGCTGCTAGCGGTAGTTGCAATAACAGCAATAACAGCAAttgtagcagcagcagcaatggAGCTCCACAAGAAGAAAGCAACACTAATTTAGACAAAGATTTT AAATCTAGTTTAAATCTGCGCGAGTCTTCTTCTTTAACTGGCGCCAAGGACAAGGATCGCCTGTCGCTCAAGCCAGACAACAAATACACAACTCACACAAATGCCGTTATAGGTGGGAGTTGTAGCGGATCGGAAAAGGTGAGCGGTCCGCTTCACTCCACTCAGATCACGGCGGACGGCAAACGAACAGGGGAACTGTATTTAAAGCGGGAAGAAGACAGAGACAAGGATAGTAATAGTGAGGACACCGATGGGGCCCTGCAGCAGTGCATCACGGAATTGGCGGCGTCTATAAAAGCCCAGCCGGATAACGTGGCAGGAGGGTGTCTAGGAAACGATGTCGATATCGATAAACCATTGCGCAAGTCGACGTCGCAATACGTTACAGTCATTCAGGTCAAAGAGGCCAAAGGCAAAGAAAGCGATGATGGAACTACCTCGTCATCGGGGATCAGTGAACCGCAGCAGCAACCCACTCCACCATCCACATTTTCTCGATATTCGGAAGCCACCGCTCCCCCGCTTTCGCCATCGCTCACATCGTACGCTGCCCACGTAGATGCCAAGAAGAAAATGCCACCCAG ACCTCCGCCAAAGAACATTCGGCGAGTTGAGCCCCCTACCATTCCCAGCCAGCAGCTATCGTCTTCGCCAAAAAGGGAGACATATTTGATCAACACGATACCGAGCAGTTCAAGCGGCAGTCTCTCCATTGACAGTTTGGGCAATTCGCTGGAGCGGAACATCAAGCCGTCTGATATACTGCGTCAGAAATCATCTGATAATTTGGATTCCAAGCACTCGGCAAATCGGAAAACCACACCGGAGCTTAGTAAATTTGTGAACGTAAACAATCCTGAATTAATGGAGGAGCTCGGTCGTAAGATGGTAAGCAAGGCAGACAGCCTGGAACAAACGAGGAGGCACGACTCCTCGCCTTCTGGAGGTGGTAGCCTAGGACGCACTTCCTCCACGCCCGGGCGATCATTGACTCCTGGACGAACCGGAGTCGGTGCCTCGCCAACTGGTAGTCTAAGTAAAACCGGAAAAATGTCTATGGCGGACAGCAGCTCACTGCTCAGCACTAGCAGTCTGGAAAGGAGATCGCGGCTGCAGGCTATCGATGCGGACAATGGAACGGAATCGCGTGAATCGGGTGCCAACCAGCGTAGTGTAGGGTCCAAGGAGTCGCTGACATCACAAGGCATACCGGAGGTG CAGATCAAGAGCTACGAAAGCGTGTCTTCGCTAAGTTCGGAAAGTGCAAAGGCGGTGGCTTCCCAGCAGTCAGCGGCAGCCGGCGGAGCTTTAGCGGAGTGTGAACCGTACTATGATAGCGTACCCCTCGACCACGGCGATGGAGAATACGTTTTCATTAAGCCCGGTCGCACCGGATCCTCATCCAGTCGCGATGATTTGTCGACGCCTGGCAGCAGCATTTTGCCTTTGGCTAATGTAGCGGATCCCGAATCTCCAGGCAGGACCTCTAACTACGTCAACATCGATTTCTTCCTACA GCAAAGTAATGAGACGCGCTCCAGTTCGCTAGACAGTGACGGGGAGTACGAGGGTCCGCCCATATTACGCACCATTTCGCACGACGATCAAACCACAACACAAACTACCCCGGGAGCAATTCGCAAG AACTTAGTTTCGGCGATACTT GTTTGTGGAAATGCGCGCGGTGCTAAAATACGATCCATACTTAGCTCAATTATTCAAAGTGAGACTATCTACGTTGAATGCCTCAATAAAATGATGCAG TACAAGAAGGCCATCCACGCAACCCTAACTACTTCGCAGCCTGTGATcagggaggaggaggagaacaCAATTTTCTTCAAAATTGATGAGCTTTTTGATCTGCATACCGCTTTCTTATCTGATTTAAAGACTATTGTGTCTCACGAGGGTGGTGATGTGCTGATCGGTGAGCCGTTTCGTCGACTGGCAGAGATGTTTGACTTATACAGTGCCTTTTTGCACAACTACAAAAATGCTATTGAGACTGTGAAGAAGTGCAGTGCCAATAACCCCCAGTTCAAAAAGATCGTCTCCACTATTGTGCTTAATCTGCAGACGGAACAATCGCTAACTCTCGAGGATCTATTGCACAAACCAGTTGCGAGGGTGCAAATCAACGCGTTGGTCTTCAACGACTTGCTGCGCGAAACCCCAAATGCGCATCCGGATCACCAGCCATTAAGGCAGGCGCAAAAGATTATTCAGATGTTCCTAAATCAGTTCAATGTGGTCAATCAGCGGCTGCCCATTGAATCAAATCGAAATTTAAGACGCATGGTGCGTAATTCGTTTATTGTGGAACTTGTTGATGGGCATCGTAAGCTGCGTCATCTCTTTCTTTTTAATGATGTCATCGCATGTGCCAAATACAAGGCATTAGGCCGTGATCGAATCGACTATGAGCTCAAGTGGTTCATTCCGCTAAAGGACGTATCCATTTACGAGGAAGCAGATCCGGCGGTCGAGCTTAAGGAATCTAGTCCAGCGAACATTTCGCAAGTAAAACGCAATTTGCGTTCTGTTCGAGATCAATTGGCCATGGAGGTGGCTAACAGTGGAAGTGGAGCCTTTCGTTCCGGTGATAAGTATCGCCGTAAGCTGGCGGATCTGGAATCACAGCTGGTGCTGGCAACGCCCAATTTAGTGTTGCGCCTGGGGAACAaggcaaataataaaaccatAACCTTTTTTCTTAGCTCGGATTTTGAGAGGACCCAGTGGATGGACTCAATCTTATCCCTTAAG CAAAAATGCAACCTGCCTGGAGCAAATACTATTAATTCCTTGGAGGTTACCGCTTTTATTGTGGCCATGCAGAAGGGCATGAAAACCGAAATGGGTTCATATCTTATGCGTAACACTAACGACGAGAGCCTGCTGGTTGGAGACCTGTACATGGGAGTCCAGGGATTGGAAGGACTGGAGCAAGCGAACGACCTGTACATATGCGTCGAGGTGGACTCCTATGGCCACTATTTTCGCAAGGCCACCACCAAGAAGATATGTCGCAGTCAAATGCCGCTCTGGAACGAAAGTTTTATGCTGGAACTAGAGGGCAGCCAGAATGTGCGCATTCTTCTATATGATGCTAAAGAGCGACCGGTTCTTAAAGCCAAGCACATACTTAAG TTGAGTTTAAGTTGGTTGACAGAAACAACGCAGCCGAAGTCAATTAAACTTACTGAGACCTTAGAGCTCGGCTGTAGCTTCCGTTTTATACCAGGCGAGCTCTTCCGCGGCAACACAAAGCCAGGAGCCCTTTTCGGTGCCAAAATGAGTCAAGTATTAAA ACGTGAAAAACGCGACATTCCGTTCATCATAGGCGCCTGCATTCGGGAGGTAGAGCGGCGTGGGATGCTGGAGGTTGGCTGCTACCGCGTCAGCGGTTCTGCTTCAGATTTGGCGAAGCTGAAGAAGGCCTTTGAGTCTG ATGCCTATGAGGCGGAGCAGTTGCTACGAGAGGTGGACATCCATTCGGTCACTGGCATTCTGAAAACTTTTTTAAGGGAGCTCCCCGAGGCTCTTTTCACGGATCAACTTTATCCACGATTTTTCGACACATTCAGCGCctttagcaacaacaacgaatcCACACGAATCAACGAACTTCTCAAAGTTTTTGAGGAGTTGCCACAGGCCAACAAAGCCTCCATTACTTCGATATTAGATCATTTAATAAG AGTCCACGAAAAGGAGACAGATAACAAGATGTCGTTGCACAATCTGGCCATGGTGTTTGGACCAACCTTGCTGAGGCCGGGCCAAACGCAGGTGAAGCAGAAGGATCCACTGGCAGCCAGCACAGTCGACGTTATGGCTCAGGCAGGAATCCTATACTGCTTTCTTCAGGCACGGATCAAGAAGGATTAG
- the LOC117147844 gene encoding active breakpoint cluster region-related protein isoform X3: MSVFDDFQRLWMQRFPQSSLSDAWEQDVRASLERHKVRIIELSKELEQETLYVEYLERLLSDVERYRDSGGDPKALFEAASGSCNNSNNSNCSSSSNGAPQEESNTNLDKDFKSSLNLRESSSLTGAKDKDRLSLKPDNKYTTHTNAVIGGSCSGSEKVSGPLHSTQITADGKRTGELYLKREEDRDKDSNSEDTDGALQQCITELAASIKAQPDNVAGGCLGNDVDIDKPLRKSTSQYVTVIQVKEAKGKESDDGTTSSSGISEPQQQPTPPSTFSRYSEATAPPLSPSLTSYAAHVDAKKKMPPRPPPKNIRRVEPPTIPSQQLSSSPKRETYLINTIPSSSSGSLSIDSLGNSLERNIKPSDILRQKSSDNLDSKHSANRKTTPELSKFVNVNNPELMEELGRKMVSKADSLEQTRRHDSSPSGGGSLGRTSSTPGRSLTPGRTGVGASPTGSLSKTGKMSMADSSSLLSTSSLERRSRLQAIDADNGTESRESGANQRSVGSKESLTSQGIPEVQIKSYESVSSLSSESAKAVASQQSAAAGGALAECEPYYDSVPLDHGDGEYVFIKPGRTGSSSSRDDLSTPGSSILPLANVADPESPGRTSNYVNIDFFLQQSNETRSSSLDSDGEYEGPPILRTISHDDQTTTQTTPGAIRKVCGNARGAKIRSILSSIIQSETIYVECLNKMMQYKKAIHATLTTSQPVIREEEENTIFFKIDELFDLHTAFLSDLKTIVSHEGGDVLIGEPFRRLAEMFDLYSAFLHNYKNAIETVKKCSANNPQFKKIVSTIVLNLQTEQSLTLEDLLHKPVARVQINALVFNDLLRETPNAHPDHQPLRQAQKIIQMFLNQFNVVNQRLPIESNRNLRRMVRNSFIVELVDGHRKLRHLFLFNDVIACAKYKALGRDRIDYELKWFIPLKDVSIYEEADPAVELKESSPANISQVKRNLRSVRDQLAMEVANSGSGAFRSGDKYRRKLADLESQLVLATPNLVLRLGNKANNKTITFFLSSDFERTQWMDSILSLKQKCNLPGANTINSLEVTAFIVAMQKGMKTEMGSYLMRNTNDESLLVGDLYMGVQGLEGLEQANDLYICVEVDSYGHYFRKATTKKICRSQMPLWNESFMLELEGSQNVRILLYDAKERPVLKAKHILKLSLSWLTETTQPKSIKLTETLELGCSFRFIPGELFRGNTKPGALFGAKMSQVLKREKRDIPFIIGACIREVERRGMLEVGCYRVSGSASDLAKLKKAFESDAYEAEQLLREVDIHSVTGILKTFLRELPEALFTDQLYPRFFDTFSAFSNNNESTRINELLKVFEELPQANKASITSILDHLIRVHEKETDNKMSLHNLAMVFGPTLLRPGQTQVKQKDPLAASTVDVMAQAGILYCFLQARIKKD, from the exons ATGAGCGTTTTCGATGACTTCCAGCGTCTGTGGATGCAGCGATTTCCGCAAAGCTCTCTATCCGATGCATGGGAACAGGATGTTCGGGCTAGTCTCGAGCGGCACAAGGTGCGCATTATTGAGCTGAGCAAGGAGCTTGAGCAGGAGACGCTCTATGTGGAGTATCTAGAGCGACTGCTGTCCGACGTGGAACGGTATCGCGATTCTGGCGGGGATCCAAAGGCACTCTTTGAGGCTGCTAGCGGTAGTTGCAATAACAGCAATAACAGCAAttgtagcagcagcagcaatggAGCTCCACAAGAAGAAAGCAACACTAATTTAGACAAAGATTTT AAATCTAGTTTAAATCTGCGCGAGTCTTCTTCTTTAACTGGCGCCAAGGACAAGGATCGCCTGTCGCTCAAGCCAGACAACAAATACACAACTCACACAAATGCCGTTATAGGTGGGAGTTGTAGCGGATCGGAAAAGGTGAGCGGTCCGCTTCACTCCACTCAGATCACGGCGGACGGCAAACGAACAGGGGAACTGTATTTAAAGCGGGAAGAAGACAGAGACAAGGATAGTAATAGTGAGGACACCGATGGGGCCCTGCAGCAGTGCATCACGGAATTGGCGGCGTCTATAAAAGCCCAGCCGGATAACGTGGCAGGAGGGTGTCTAGGAAACGATGTCGATATCGATAAACCATTGCGCAAGTCGACGTCGCAATACGTTACAGTCATTCAGGTCAAAGAGGCCAAAGGCAAAGAAAGCGATGATGGAACTACCTCGTCATCGGGGATCAGTGAACCGCAGCAGCAACCCACTCCACCATCCACATTTTCTCGATATTCGGAAGCCACCGCTCCCCCGCTTTCGCCATCGCTCACATCGTACGCTGCCCACGTAGATGCCAAGAAGAAAATGCCACCCAG ACCTCCGCCAAAGAACATTCGGCGAGTTGAGCCCCCTACCATTCCCAGCCAGCAGCTATCGTCTTCGCCAAAAAGGGAGACATATTTGATCAACACGATACCGAGCAGTTCAAGCGGCAGTCTCTCCATTGACAGTTTGGGCAATTCGCTGGAGCGGAACATCAAGCCGTCTGATATACTGCGTCAGAAATCATCTGATAATTTGGATTCCAAGCACTCGGCAAATCGGAAAACCACACCGGAGCTTAGTAAATTTGTGAACGTAAACAATCCTGAATTAATGGAGGAGCTCGGTCGTAAGATGGTAAGCAAGGCAGACAGCCTGGAACAAACGAGGAGGCACGACTCCTCGCCTTCTGGAGGTGGTAGCCTAGGACGCACTTCCTCCACGCCCGGGCGATCATTGACTCCTGGACGAACCGGAGTCGGTGCCTCGCCAACTGGTAGTCTAAGTAAAACCGGAAAAATGTCTATGGCGGACAGCAGCTCACTGCTCAGCACTAGCAGTCTGGAAAGGAGATCGCGGCTGCAGGCTATCGATGCGGACAATGGAACGGAATCGCGTGAATCGGGTGCCAACCAGCGTAGTGTAGGGTCCAAGGAGTCGCTGACATCACAAGGCATACCGGAGGTG CAGATCAAGAGCTACGAAAGCGTGTCTTCGCTAAGTTCGGAAAGTGCAAAGGCGGTGGCTTCCCAGCAGTCAGCGGCAGCCGGCGGAGCTTTAGCGGAGTGTGAACCGTACTATGATAGCGTACCCCTCGACCACGGCGATGGAGAATACGTTTTCATTAAGCCCGGTCGCACCGGATCCTCATCCAGTCGCGATGATTTGTCGACGCCTGGCAGCAGCATTTTGCCTTTGGCTAATGTAGCGGATCCCGAATCTCCAGGCAGGACCTCTAACTACGTCAACATCGATTTCTTCCTACA GCAAAGTAATGAGACGCGCTCCAGTTCGCTAGACAGTGACGGGGAGTACGAGGGTCCGCCCATATTACGCACCATTTCGCACGACGATCAAACCACAACACAAACTACCCCGGGAGCAATTCGCAAG GTTTGTGGAAATGCGCGCGGTGCTAAAATACGATCCATACTTAGCTCAATTATTCAAAGTGAGACTATCTACGTTGAATGCCTCAATAAAATGATGCAG TACAAGAAGGCCATCCACGCAACCCTAACTACTTCGCAGCCTGTGATcagggaggaggaggagaacaCAATTTTCTTCAAAATTGATGAGCTTTTTGATCTGCATACCGCTTTCTTATCTGATTTAAAGACTATTGTGTCTCACGAGGGTGGTGATGTGCTGATCGGTGAGCCGTTTCGTCGACTGGCAGAGATGTTTGACTTATACAGTGCCTTTTTGCACAACTACAAAAATGCTATTGAGACTGTGAAGAAGTGCAGTGCCAATAACCCCCAGTTCAAAAAGATCGTCTCCACTATTGTGCTTAATCTGCAGACGGAACAATCGCTAACTCTCGAGGATCTATTGCACAAACCAGTTGCGAGGGTGCAAATCAACGCGTTGGTCTTCAACGACTTGCTGCGCGAAACCCCAAATGCGCATCCGGATCACCAGCCATTAAGGCAGGCGCAAAAGATTATTCAGATGTTCCTAAATCAGTTCAATGTGGTCAATCAGCGGCTGCCCATTGAATCAAATCGAAATTTAAGACGCATGGTGCGTAATTCGTTTATTGTGGAACTTGTTGATGGGCATCGTAAGCTGCGTCATCTCTTTCTTTTTAATGATGTCATCGCATGTGCCAAATACAAGGCATTAGGCCGTGATCGAATCGACTATGAGCTCAAGTGGTTCATTCCGCTAAAGGACGTATCCATTTACGAGGAAGCAGATCCGGCGGTCGAGCTTAAGGAATCTAGTCCAGCGAACATTTCGCAAGTAAAACGCAATTTGCGTTCTGTTCGAGATCAATTGGCCATGGAGGTGGCTAACAGTGGAAGTGGAGCCTTTCGTTCCGGTGATAAGTATCGCCGTAAGCTGGCGGATCTGGAATCACAGCTGGTGCTGGCAACGCCCAATTTAGTGTTGCGCCTGGGGAACAaggcaaataataaaaccatAACCTTTTTTCTTAGCTCGGATTTTGAGAGGACCCAGTGGATGGACTCAATCTTATCCCTTAAG CAAAAATGCAACCTGCCTGGAGCAAATACTATTAATTCCTTGGAGGTTACCGCTTTTATTGTGGCCATGCAGAAGGGCATGAAAACCGAAATGGGTTCATATCTTATGCGTAACACTAACGACGAGAGCCTGCTGGTTGGAGACCTGTACATGGGAGTCCAGGGATTGGAAGGACTGGAGCAAGCGAACGACCTGTACATATGCGTCGAGGTGGACTCCTATGGCCACTATTTTCGCAAGGCCACCACCAAGAAGATATGTCGCAGTCAAATGCCGCTCTGGAACGAAAGTTTTATGCTGGAACTAGAGGGCAGCCAGAATGTGCGCATTCTTCTATATGATGCTAAAGAGCGACCGGTTCTTAAAGCCAAGCACATACTTAAG TTGAGTTTAAGTTGGTTGACAGAAACAACGCAGCCGAAGTCAATTAAACTTACTGAGACCTTAGAGCTCGGCTGTAGCTTCCGTTTTATACCAGGCGAGCTCTTCCGCGGCAACACAAAGCCAGGAGCCCTTTTCGGTGCCAAAATGAGTCAAGTATTAAA ACGTGAAAAACGCGACATTCCGTTCATCATAGGCGCCTGCATTCGGGAGGTAGAGCGGCGTGGGATGCTGGAGGTTGGCTGCTACCGCGTCAGCGGTTCTGCTTCAGATTTGGCGAAGCTGAAGAAGGCCTTTGAGTCTG ATGCCTATGAGGCGGAGCAGTTGCTACGAGAGGTGGACATCCATTCGGTCACTGGCATTCTGAAAACTTTTTTAAGGGAGCTCCCCGAGGCTCTTTTCACGGATCAACTTTATCCACGATTTTTCGACACATTCAGCGCctttagcaacaacaacgaatcCACACGAATCAACGAACTTCTCAAAGTTTTTGAGGAGTTGCCACAGGCCAACAAAGCCTCCATTACTTCGATATTAGATCATTTAATAAG AGTCCACGAAAAGGAGACAGATAACAAGATGTCGTTGCACAATCTGGCCATGGTGTTTGGACCAACCTTGCTGAGGCCGGGCCAAACGCAGGTGAAGCAGAAGGATCCACTGGCAGCCAGCACAGTCGACGTTATGGCTCAGGCAGGAATCCTATACTGCTTTCTTCAGGCACGGATCAAGAAGGATTAG